A genomic stretch from Panthera uncia isolate 11264 chromosome E3, Puncia_PCG_1.0, whole genome shotgun sequence includes:
- the GP2 gene encoding pancreatic secretory granule membrane major glycoprotein GP2 isoform X1, with protein MKMMVGSYVLWLALASCILTLASTEQQGDRYFTNSSSYDPCQNYTRLDEPSRSTENTRESRVCDRDKHGWYRFVGDGGVRMPETCVPVHRCQTDAPMWLNGTHPTLGEGIVTRTACAHWSGNCCLWKTQVLVKACPGEFHVYKLEGTPKCNVRYCTDPSTAKAKCEKACRPEEECRFLNGTWDCLCRQDLNSSDVHGLQPQLDCGAKEIKVSLDKCLLGGLGFGDKVITYLRDGNCSSTMQRQDRNWMSVTSPTQARACGNILERNGTHAIYKNTLSLVNAFIIRDTILNINFQCAYPLDMKVSLQTALNPIVSSLNVSVDGAGEFTVRMALFQDPNYTSPYEGAAVVLAVESMLYVGAILERGDTSRFNLLLRNCYATPTEDKNDPVKYFIIRNSCPNQRDSTIHVEENGVSSESRFSVQMFMFAGNYDLVFLHCEIHLCDSLNEQCQPSCSRSHLRSKVVAINPAQVLDLGPITRKGAPSLGVTNGTPSTAGFLVAWPMLLLPVLLAGLF; from the exons ATGAAAATGATGGTGGGCTCTTATGTCTTGTGGCTGGCCTTGGCCTCCTGCATTCTGACTCTGGCATCTACAGAACAGCAAG GTGACAGATACTTCACCAACAGTAGTTCCTATGACCCCTGCCAGAATTACACCCGCCTGGACGAACCCTCTCGAAGCACAGAGAACACGAGAGAAAGCCGGGTGTGTGACAGGGACAAGCATGGCTGGTACCGCTTTGTGGGAGATGGAGGAGTAAGGATGCCAGAGACCTGTGTCCCAGTGCACCGCTGCCAGACAGATGCTCCTATGTGGCTGAATGGGACCCACCCCACGCTTGGGGAGGGCATTGTCACCCGCACCGCCTGTGCCCACTGGAGCGGCAACTGCTGTCTCTGGAAGACCCAGGTGCTGGTGAAGGCCTGCCCGGGCGAGTTCCACGTATACAAGCTGGAGGGCACCCCCAAGTGTAATGTGAGATACTGCACAG ACCCCTCCACTGCAAAGGCCAAGTGTGAGAAGGCCTGCCGCCCGGAGGAGGAGTGCCGCTTTCTCAACGGCACGTGGGACTGTTTGTGCAGACAGGACCTCAACAGCTCTG ATGTTCACGGTTTGCAGCCTCAGCTGGACTGTGGGGCCAAGGAGATCAAGGTGTCACTGGACAAGTGTCTGCTGGGAGGCCTAGGTTTTGGGGATAAGGTCATTACCTACCTGCGTGACGGGAACTGCAGCAGTACCATGCAAAGACAGGACAGAAACTGGATGTCTGTGACCAGCCCTACCCAGGCTAGGGCCTGCGGAAACATCCTGGAG AGAAATGGAACCCATGCCATCTACAAAAACACCCTCTCCTTGGTCAATGCTTTCATCATCAGAGACACCATCCTCAACATCAATTTCCAGTGTGCCTACCCACTGGACATGAAAGTCAGCCTCCAAACTGCCCTGAATCCCATTGTAAG TTCTCTGAACGTCAGTGTGGACGGGGCAGGAGAGTTCACTGTCAGGATGGCCCTGTTCCAAGACCCGAACTACACATCTCCTTACGAAGGGGCTGCAGTTGTGCTGGCTGTTGAATCTATGCTCTATGTGGGTGCCATCTTGGAGAGAGGGGACACCTCCCGGTTTAACCTGTTGTTGAGGAACTGCTATGCCACACCCACCGAAGACAAGAATGAccctgtaaaatatttcattatcagAAACAG CTGTCCAAATCAACGTGATTCCACCATCCATGTGGAGGAGAATGGGGTGTCCTCAGAAAGTCGGTTCTCAGTTCAGATGTTCATGTTTGCTGGAAATTATGACCTAGTTTTTCTGCATTGTGAGATACATCTCTGCGATTCCCTTAATGAACAGTGCCAGCCG TCTTGCTCAAGAAGTCACCTCCGTAGCAAAGTAGTGGCTATTAACCCAGCCCAGGTTCTAGATTTGGGACCCATCACTCGGAAAG GTGCTCCATCTCTTGGTGTCACGAATGGAACCCCCAGCACTGCAG GGTTCCTGGTGGCCTGGCCCATGCTTCTCCTGCCTGTCCTTCTGGCTGGGCTGTTCTGA
- the GP2 gene encoding pancreatic secretory granule membrane major glycoprotein GP2 isoform X3 → MKMMVGSYVLWLALASCILTLASTEQQDPSTAKAKCEKACRPEEECRFLNGTWDCLCRQDLNSSDVHGLQPQLDCGAKEIKVSLDKCLLGGLGFGDKVITYLRDGNCSSTMQRQDRNWMSVTSPTQARACGNILERNGTHAIYKNTLSLVNAFIIRDTILNINFQCAYPLDMKVSLQTALNPIVSSLNVSVDGAGEFTVRMALFQDPNYTSPYEGAAVVLAVESMLYVGAILERGDTSRFNLLLRNCYATPTEDKNDPVKYFIIRNSCPNQRDSTIHVEENGVSSESRFSVQMFMFAGNYDLVFLHCEIHLCDSLNEQCQPSCSRSHLRSKVVAINPAQVLDLGPITRKGAPSLGVTNGTPSTAGFLVAWPMLLLPVLLAGLF, encoded by the exons ATGAAAATGATGGTGGGCTCTTATGTCTTGTGGCTGGCCTTGGCCTCCTGCATTCTGACTCTGGCATCTACAGAACAGCAAG ACCCCTCCACTGCAAAGGCCAAGTGTGAGAAGGCCTGCCGCCCGGAGGAGGAGTGCCGCTTTCTCAACGGCACGTGGGACTGTTTGTGCAGACAGGACCTCAACAGCTCTG ATGTTCACGGTTTGCAGCCTCAGCTGGACTGTGGGGCCAAGGAGATCAAGGTGTCACTGGACAAGTGTCTGCTGGGAGGCCTAGGTTTTGGGGATAAGGTCATTACCTACCTGCGTGACGGGAACTGCAGCAGTACCATGCAAAGACAGGACAGAAACTGGATGTCTGTGACCAGCCCTACCCAGGCTAGGGCCTGCGGAAACATCCTGGAG AGAAATGGAACCCATGCCATCTACAAAAACACCCTCTCCTTGGTCAATGCTTTCATCATCAGAGACACCATCCTCAACATCAATTTCCAGTGTGCCTACCCACTGGACATGAAAGTCAGCCTCCAAACTGCCCTGAATCCCATTGTAAG TTCTCTGAACGTCAGTGTGGACGGGGCAGGAGAGTTCACTGTCAGGATGGCCCTGTTCCAAGACCCGAACTACACATCTCCTTACGAAGGGGCTGCAGTTGTGCTGGCTGTTGAATCTATGCTCTATGTGGGTGCCATCTTGGAGAGAGGGGACACCTCCCGGTTTAACCTGTTGTTGAGGAACTGCTATGCCACACCCACCGAAGACAAGAATGAccctgtaaaatatttcattatcagAAACAG CTGTCCAAATCAACGTGATTCCACCATCCATGTGGAGGAGAATGGGGTGTCCTCAGAAAGTCGGTTCTCAGTTCAGATGTTCATGTTTGCTGGAAATTATGACCTAGTTTTTCTGCATTGTGAGATACATCTCTGCGATTCCCTTAATGAACAGTGCCAGCCG TCTTGCTCAAGAAGTCACCTCCGTAGCAAAGTAGTGGCTATTAACCCAGCCCAGGTTCTAGATTTGGGACCCATCACTCGGAAAG GTGCTCCATCTCTTGGTGTCACGAATGGAACCCCCAGCACTGCAG GGTTCCTGGTGGCCTGGCCCATGCTTCTCCTGCCTGTCCTTCTGGCTGGGCTGTTCTGA
- the GP2 gene encoding pancreatic secretory granule membrane major glycoprotein GP2 isoform X2: MKMMVGSYVLWLALASCILTLASTEQQGPLDPSTAKAKCEKACRPEEECRFLNGTWDCLCRQDLNSSDVHGLQPQLDCGAKEIKVSLDKCLLGGLGFGDKVITYLRDGNCSSTMQRQDRNWMSVTSPTQARACGNILERNGTHAIYKNTLSLVNAFIIRDTILNINFQCAYPLDMKVSLQTALNPIVSSLNVSVDGAGEFTVRMALFQDPNYTSPYEGAAVVLAVESMLYVGAILERGDTSRFNLLLRNCYATPTEDKNDPVKYFIIRNSCPNQRDSTIHVEENGVSSESRFSVQMFMFAGNYDLVFLHCEIHLCDSLNEQCQPSCSRSHLRSKVVAINPAQVLDLGPITRKGAPSLGVTNGTPSTAGFLVAWPMLLLPVLLAGLF, encoded by the exons ATGAAAATGATGGTGGGCTCTTATGTCTTGTGGCTGGCCTTGGCCTCCTGCATTCTGACTCTGGCATCTACAGAACAGCAAGGT CCCCTAGACCCCTCCACTGCAAAGGCCAAGTGTGAGAAGGCCTGCCGCCCGGAGGAGGAGTGCCGCTTTCTCAACGGCACGTGGGACTGTTTGTGCAGACAGGACCTCAACAGCTCTG ATGTTCACGGTTTGCAGCCTCAGCTGGACTGTGGGGCCAAGGAGATCAAGGTGTCACTGGACAAGTGTCTGCTGGGAGGCCTAGGTTTTGGGGATAAGGTCATTACCTACCTGCGTGACGGGAACTGCAGCAGTACCATGCAAAGACAGGACAGAAACTGGATGTCTGTGACCAGCCCTACCCAGGCTAGGGCCTGCGGAAACATCCTGGAG AGAAATGGAACCCATGCCATCTACAAAAACACCCTCTCCTTGGTCAATGCTTTCATCATCAGAGACACCATCCTCAACATCAATTTCCAGTGTGCCTACCCACTGGACATGAAAGTCAGCCTCCAAACTGCCCTGAATCCCATTGTAAG TTCTCTGAACGTCAGTGTGGACGGGGCAGGAGAGTTCACTGTCAGGATGGCCCTGTTCCAAGACCCGAACTACACATCTCCTTACGAAGGGGCTGCAGTTGTGCTGGCTGTTGAATCTATGCTCTATGTGGGTGCCATCTTGGAGAGAGGGGACACCTCCCGGTTTAACCTGTTGTTGAGGAACTGCTATGCCACACCCACCGAAGACAAGAATGAccctgtaaaatatttcattatcagAAACAG CTGTCCAAATCAACGTGATTCCACCATCCATGTGGAGGAGAATGGGGTGTCCTCAGAAAGTCGGTTCTCAGTTCAGATGTTCATGTTTGCTGGAAATTATGACCTAGTTTTTCTGCATTGTGAGATACATCTCTGCGATTCCCTTAATGAACAGTGCCAGCCG TCTTGCTCAAGAAGTCACCTCCGTAGCAAAGTAGTGGCTATTAACCCAGCCCAGGTTCTAGATTTGGGACCCATCACTCGGAAAG GTGCTCCATCTCTTGGTGTCACGAATGGAACCCCCAGCACTGCAG GGTTCCTGGTGGCCTGGCCCATGCTTCTCCTGCCTGTCCTTCTGGCTGGGCTGTTCTGA